Proteins from a genomic interval of Candidatus Krumholzibacteriia bacterium:
- a CDS encoding glycosyl transferase — MVRAPALDPHAGPAPATRFLSNGVYHVAITAAGSGGSWYGEHALSHWAGDPVEDADGFFLYLRSPESGEFRSLGHQPVRWPAERYEASWVPGRFRLDREDNGLLARLDVAVAADAALEVRRLELTNRGRESCRVELTSYVEVVLATARAHAAHPAFSKLFVQTEYVAEHGALLARRRPRARGENHPWLVHSLCGAVATEYETDRTRFLGRGGSVACPAVLRDGLALSLTTGNVLDPIASLRCTVSLAPGESRGLAFVLGVGEDREAALSLGARHENLAAVDKLLSGAESAARASLARHGLDASSGAYAHALAGAVLYGGLRAADEVRRRARGSRDGLARLGLLHKRPTVVVHGKDEALRRACTNMHGVWRDLGLDIDMVILGGEAVERRGADPPGVPRPWVGELRHIATGDLSADEMHLLEARARLVVREMLPELDAQGQRPEPTAFAAPHPRPSVRVSPHPEAVSRREALECANGCGGFARGGGEYVLHLRGEAGLLHGLPPQPWINIIANERFGCLVSESGARHTWSENSREHRLTPWGNDPLLDPHGEALYLRDEDTGEFWSVLPGPAPGEGDYEVRHGFGYSVFRHESHALRQETEICVPRHDPVQIVVVQLANASARERHLSLTVFQRLLLGEFADDATIVTEVDAESGALFACNVAAADFAGAIAFASTAGASTQVTTDRAAFLGRNGTMSRPAALCSPAPFDGRTSSGVERCFVQRAHVVLPAAANLSLVFLFGAGRDRDEARSLVAKYGSLEAARAARREVEAFWREGTGRLQISTPSRALDLLVNGWLPYQTLACRIWARTALYQSGGAFGYRDQLQDAASLALLWPELTRRQILLHGAHQFVEGDVLHWWHPPSDRGLRTRFADDLLWLPYLTAHYVEVTGDRKILDELLPYLEARPLAEGEDEAYLEPRRASSSGTLYEHCCRAIDRSLGRGAHGLPLFGTGDWNDGMNRVGREGRGESVWMGFFLHAVLAAFEPLCAARGDGEREQRYRRQREELRPALETAGWDGDWYRRGYYDDGTPLGSKESDECRIDALVQAWAVLSRAAPRERAARALQAVEAELVSEREGLIRLLSPPFEHTTHDPGYIKGYVRGVRENGGQYTHAALWVVRALAELGRNDRVARLLEMLSPMHHARDAASVAVYRVEPYVVAADVYGAAPYVGRGGWTWYTGSSGWMYRVILESLLGFRVREGTQLELAPCVPDDWPEFTIQYQLPGETTRYTIMARNPHRRGLGVGSGQCDGAPATVTAGMMRVPLVHDGGEHRVEVVLGKRDGGGG, encoded by the coding sequence GTGGTGCGAGCACCGGCGCTCGATCCGCATGCAGGCCCTGCCCCGGCCACGCGTTTCCTCTCCAATGGCGTCTACCATGTGGCCATCACCGCCGCCGGCAGCGGCGGCTCCTGGTACGGCGAACACGCCCTCAGCCACTGGGCCGGCGATCCCGTCGAGGACGCGGACGGATTCTTCCTCTACCTGCGGAGTCCGGAGAGCGGCGAGTTCCGCTCCCTGGGACATCAACCCGTCCGCTGGCCCGCCGAGCGTTACGAGGCGAGCTGGGTGCCGGGCCGCTTTCGCCTGGACCGCGAGGACAACGGTCTGCTCGCCCGCCTCGACGTCGCTGTCGCCGCCGACGCGGCACTCGAGGTGCGGCGGCTCGAGCTCACCAACCGCGGGCGCGAGTCCTGCCGCGTCGAGCTCACCAGCTATGTCGAGGTCGTCCTCGCCACCGCGCGGGCACATGCAGCCCACCCGGCGTTCTCCAAGCTCTTCGTGCAAACGGAGTACGTCGCAGAGCACGGTGCCTTGCTGGCTCGGCGCCGGCCGCGTGCCCGCGGCGAAAACCACCCGTGGCTCGTGCACAGCTTGTGCGGCGCTGTGGCGACAGAGTACGAGACCGATCGCACCCGCTTCCTCGGTCGCGGCGGCTCCGTGGCATGCCCCGCCGTGCTCCGCGACGGGCTGGCGCTCTCGCTCACCACCGGCAACGTCCTCGATCCGATCGCGAGCTTACGCTGCACCGTGAGTCTTGCTCCCGGTGAGAGCCGGGGCCTCGCCTTCGTTCTGGGCGTCGGCGAGGACCGGGAAGCAGCCCTGTCGCTCGGCGCGAGGCACGAAAACCTCGCAGCCGTCGACAAACTCTTGAGCGGCGCGGAGAGCGCCGCGCGCGCGAGCCTGGCCCGACACGGGCTCGACGCCTCTTCCGGCGCTTACGCCCATGCCCTCGCCGGTGCTGTCCTCTATGGAGGGCTTCGGGCCGCTGACGAAGTGCGGCGGCGGGCTCGCGGCAGCCGCGACGGGCTGGCCCGTCTCGGGCTGCTCCACAAACGTCCCACCGTGGTGGTGCACGGGAAGGACGAGGCTCTGCGGCGCGCTTGCACCAACATGCACGGCGTCTGGCGCGACCTGGGGCTCGACATCGACATGGTGATTCTCGGCGGCGAAGCCGTCGAGCGTCGTGGTGCTGATCCACCCGGGGTCCCTCGTCCTTGGGTCGGTGAGCTCCGGCACATCGCCACCGGCGATCTTTCCGCCGACGAGATGCATCTTCTCGAGGCACGGGCCCGTCTCGTCGTCCGCGAGATGTTGCCTGAGCTCGACGCCCAAGGGCAGCGACCCGAGCCCACCGCCTTTGCCGCGCCCCACCCACGACCCTCGGTCCGCGTCAGCCCGCATCCCGAGGCGGTGTCGAGGCGCGAAGCCCTGGAATGTGCCAACGGCTGCGGCGGCTTCGCCCGCGGCGGTGGCGAGTACGTCCTGCACCTGCGTGGTGAAGCCGGACTGCTCCATGGTCTGCCGCCGCAACCGTGGATCAACATCATCGCCAACGAACGCTTCGGCTGCCTCGTGAGCGAGAGCGGCGCGCGACACACCTGGAGCGAAAACAGCCGCGAGCACCGGCTCACGCCTTGGGGAAACGATCCCCTCCTGGATCCGCACGGCGAGGCCCTCTACCTCCGCGACGAGGACACGGGTGAGTTCTGGTCCGTGCTTCCCGGCCCCGCGCCCGGGGAGGGCGACTACGAAGTGCGCCATGGCTTCGGCTACAGCGTTTTCCGGCACGAGAGCCACGCGCTGCGCCAGGAAACCGAGATCTGCGTGCCGCGCCACGATCCGGTGCAAATCGTGGTCGTCCAGCTGGCAAATGCGAGCGCCCGCGAGCGCCACTTGTCGCTCACCGTCTTCCAGCGCTTGCTCCTGGGCGAGTTCGCCGATGACGCGACCATCGTCACCGAGGTCGACGCAGAGAGCGGAGCTCTGTTCGCCTGCAATGTGGCGGCGGCGGATTTCGCCGGCGCCATCGCCTTCGCGAGCACGGCCGGTGCGAGCACGCAGGTGACCACCGACCGCGCCGCCTTCCTGGGGCGGAACGGAACGATGTCCCGGCCCGCAGCGCTCTGCAGCCCCGCTCCCTTCGATGGCCGCACCAGCAGCGGGGTCGAGCGTTGTTTCGTGCAACGAGCCCACGTGGTCTTGCCCGCCGCGGCAAACCTCTCGCTCGTTTTTCTCTTCGGCGCCGGGCGCGATCGCGACGAGGCTCGCAGCCTGGTGGCCAAGTACGGCAGCCTCGAGGCGGCGAGGGCAGCGCGGCGCGAGGTGGAAGCGTTCTGGCGTGAGGGAACGGGCCGGCTGCAGATCTCGACGCCTTCACGCGCCCTCGATCTGCTGGTGAACGGCTGGCTCCCGTACCAGACTTTGGCCTGCCGGATCTGGGCACGGACGGCGCTCTACCAGTCGGGGGGCGCCTTCGGCTACCGCGATCAGCTGCAGGATGCAGCGTCCCTCGCCCTCCTCTGGCCCGAGCTCACGCGGCGCCAGATCCTGTTGCATGGAGCGCACCAGTTCGTCGAAGGCGATGTCCTGCACTGGTGGCACCCGCCGAGCGACCGCGGCCTCCGCACCCGCTTCGCGGACGACCTCCTCTGGCTCCCCTATCTCACCGCGCACTACGTGGAGGTCACTGGGGACCGGAAGATTCTGGACGAGCTGCTGCCCTATCTCGAGGCGCGGCCCCTCGCCGAGGGTGAGGACGAAGCCTATCTCGAGCCGCGCCGCGCCAGCTCGTCGGGCACGCTCTACGAACATTGCTGTCGCGCCATCGATCGCTCCCTCGGGCGCGGGGCGCACGGGCTGCCGCTTTTCGGCACTGGGGACTGGAACGACGGCATGAACCGCGTCGGGCGCGAAGGCCGCGGCGAAAGTGTGTGGATGGGTTTCTTCCTCCATGCCGTCTTGGCGGCTTTCGAACCTCTCTGTGCCGCCCGCGGCGACGGCGAGCGCGAACAGCGCTACCGGCGGCAGCGGGAAGAGTTGCGCCCGGCACTGGAAACTGCAGGTTGGGACGGCGACTGGTACCGGCGCGGCTACTACGACGACGGCACGCCGCTCGGCTCGAAGGAGAGCGACGAGTGCCGCATCGACGCGCTCGTGCAGGCTTGGGCCGTGCTCTCCCGGGCGGCGCCGCGGGAACGCGCGGCGCGCGCTCTGCAAGCGGTGGAAGCGGAGCTCGTCTCCGAGCGCGAGGGGCTCATCCGCTTGTTGTCCCCGCCCTTCGAGCACACCACCCACGATCCGGGCTATATCAAAGGATATGTGCGCGGCGTGCGCGAGAACGGCGGGCAGTACACCCACGCGGCGCTCTGGGTGGTGCGGGCGCTTGCCGAGCTGGGGCGCAACGATCGCGTCGCCCGGCTGCTGGAGATGCTGAGCCCAATGCATCACGCCCGCGACGCGGCGAGCGTCGCCGTCTACCGCGTCGAACCTTACGTCGTGGCGGCCGACGTCTACGGCGCCGCGCCATACGTCGGGCGTGGCGGCTGGACCTGGTATACGGGTTCCTCGGGCTGGATGTACCGGGTCATCCTCGAATCGCTCCTCGGCTTCCGGGTGCGGGAAGGAACGCAGCTGGAGCTCGCGCCTTGCGTGCCCGACGACTGGCCGGAATTCACCATTCAGTACCAGTTGCCCGGAGAGACGACGCGCTACACCATCATGGCGCGCAATCCGCATCGACGCGGTCTCGGCGTCGGCTCGGGGCAGTGCGATGGCGCTCCTGCGACCGTCACCGCCGGCATGATGCGGGTGCCTCTCGTGCACGACGGCGGCGAGCATCGCGTCGAGGTCGTGCTCGGGAAGCGCGACGGAGGTGGCGGGTGA